A region of Deinococcus rubellus DNA encodes the following proteins:
- a CDS encoding nitric oxide synthase oxygenase — MPSPGRSLPPGHPPSAEARSFPHTFYTETQRPGLRDRLRQVLHSFDVTGIKLADHHGVSGHFVRFEAREHRAGQAVQGR, encoded by the coding sequence ATGCCCTCGCCTGGCCGGAGCCTGCCGCCGGGCCACCCACCGTCAGCCGAGGCCCGCTCCTTTCCGCACACCTTCTACACCGAGACTCAGCGGCCCGGCCTGCGTGACCGGCTACGTCAGGTGCTGCACAGCTTCGATGTGACGGGTATCAAGCTGGCCGACCACCACGGCGTCTCAGGCCATTTCGTGCGCTTCGAGGCGCGCGAACACCGAGCGGGCCAGGCCGTGCAGGGCCGCTGA